One segment of Trichlorobacter ammonificans DNA contains the following:
- a CDS encoding energy-coupling factor ABC transporter ATP-binding protein yields the protein MRCGRDEILELRQVGFRYPDGSVGLDDCSLVIRRGSRTVLLGPNGAGKTTLFLHCNGILRPESGRVLFEGRPLDYGRQGLRELRSRVGLVFQNPDSQLFSASVREDVSFGPMNLGLGRHEVRERLERALEAVGMADCADKPVHSLSHGQKKRVSIAGVLAMQPQVLILDEPTAGLDFRMQQELLGVLQQLHGQGITIVMATHDLDLAYAWADDVCLMVGGRPAARFAADQFPQQAGLLERHGLGVPRAALLHPLLVARGALSANGAPPRSCAELARLLAATD from the coding sequence GTGAGGTGCGGCAGGGACGAAATCCTGGAACTGCGGCAGGTGGGTTTTCGCTACCCGGACGGCAGCGTAGGGCTGGACGACTGTTCCCTGGTCATCCGGCGGGGCAGCCGCACCGTGCTGCTGGGGCCCAACGGTGCCGGCAAGACCACCCTGTTCCTGCACTGTAACGGTATTCTGCGACCGGAGAGCGGCCGGGTGCTGTTTGAAGGCCGTCCCCTGGACTATGGTCGGCAGGGATTGCGGGAGTTGCGCTCCCGGGTGGGGCTGGTGTTCCAGAATCCGGACAGCCAGCTTTTTTCCGCCAGCGTGCGGGAGGATGTCTCCTTCGGCCCCATGAACCTGGGGTTGGGGCGGCATGAAGTGCGGGAGCGGCTGGAACGGGCCCTGGAGGCGGTGGGGATGGCCGACTGCGCCGACAAGCCGGTGCACTCCTTAAGCCACGGCCAGAAGAAGCGGGTCTCCATCGCCGGAGTACTGGCGATGCAGCCGCAGGTGCTGATCCTCGACGAGCCCACTGCCGGACTTGACTTCAGGATGCAACAGGAACTCCTTGGGGTGCTGCAGCAGTTGCATGGGCAGGGGATCACCATTGTCATGGCAACCCACGATCTGGACTTGGCCTACGCCTGGGCCGACGACGTCTGTCTGATGGTCGGCGGCCGGCCGGCAGCGCGGTTTGCGGCCGACCAGTTCCCGCAACAGGCCGGACTGCTGGAGCGGCACGGCTTGGGCGTCCCCCGGGCGGCCCTGCTCCATCCCCTGCTGGTGGCCCGGGGGGCTTTATCGGCCAACGGGGCCCCACCCCGCTCCTGCGCCGAGCTGGCACGGCTGTTGGCGGCTACAGACTGA
- a CDS encoding MATE family efflux transporter: protein MLRRLLPIGPAVRSKPVSIRSSVFKLSLPVLLSSLFQRLVGIADIFMTGGLGASAIAATGLGQLLMFCTMTIFWGLSTGATVVIAHLTGAGRHDEARRAAVTAFLACLGLTVICSVAGTLWGGEAARLLGATSEVQAQARDYIRLVFQWLLWTTGVNILSAIMHGNGQTRIPMQGILLVNILHILIAWPLIYGKLGLPPLGVKGAAIAINLSEAIGCCYLLIQAFRHRYLGLLRPQAALFGRIWRVGWPVALERVAQQSGQLFYSGFIIAYGTTAYAAHQIGLSIESLSFMPGAGMGIAAATLMGQSLGAKKYRRARAGHGEAMKLALVVMGSMALLFLAIPHHLVSLFTADPEVIRQGSVFLRLVAFAQVPLALSFVYAGSLRGAGDTFYVFLVTMLTMWGVRVLLAWIVSSWLQLSLYWVWGVFLVDWYVRALAFGWRYHRRDLHGVSL, encoded by the coding sequence ATGCTTCGCCGCCTTCTCCCCATAGGCCCCGCTGTCCGCAGCAAGCCGGTCTCCATCCGCTCCTCCGTGTTCAAACTCTCCCTGCCGGTGCTGCTCTCATCACTGTTCCAGCGGCTGGTGGGAATCGCCGACATTTTCATGACCGGCGGACTGGGGGCATCGGCTATTGCCGCCACCGGGCTGGGGCAACTGCTGATGTTCTGCACCATGACCATTTTCTGGGGGCTTTCCACCGGCGCCACGGTGGTGATTGCCCACCTGACCGGCGCCGGACGCCATGACGAAGCCCGCCGCGCCGCCGTCACCGCGTTCCTGGCCTGCCTGGGACTCACCGTCATCTGTAGCGTGGCCGGGACCCTCTGGGGAGGCGAGGCGGCCCGCCTGCTGGGAGCGACGTCGGAAGTGCAGGCGCAGGCACGGGACTATATCCGGCTGGTGTTCCAGTGGCTGCTCTGGACCACCGGCGTCAACATCCTCTCCGCCATCATGCACGGCAACGGCCAGACCCGCATCCCGATGCAGGGGATCCTGCTGGTGAACATCCTGCACATCCTGATCGCCTGGCCGCTGATCTACGGCAAACTAGGCCTGCCCCCCCTGGGGGTCAAGGGGGCAGCCATCGCCATCAACCTGTCGGAAGCTATCGGCTGCTGCTATCTGCTCATCCAGGCATTCCGGCACCGCTACCTGGGGTTGCTGCGTCCGCAGGCAGCACTGTTCGGCAGGATCTGGCGGGTGGGCTGGCCGGTGGCCCTGGAGCGGGTGGCCCAGCAGAGCGGCCAACTGTTCTACTCCGGCTTCATCATCGCCTATGGCACCACCGCCTACGCTGCCCACCAGATCGGGCTTTCCATCGAATCCCTCTCCTTCATGCCGGGGGCCGGCATGGGGATTGCGGCGGCAACCCTGATGGGACAGTCGCTGGGGGCGAAAAAATACCGCCGCGCCCGGGCCGGTCACGGCGAGGCGATGAAGCTGGCCCTGGTGGTGATGGGCAGCATGGCCCTGCTCTTCCTGGCCATTCCGCACCACCTGGTGAGCCTCTTCACCGCCGATCCCGAAGTCATCCGCCAGGGCTCCGTGTTCCTGCGACTGGTGGCCTTCGCCCAAGTGCCGCTGGCGCTTTCCTTCGTCTATGCCGGCTCCCTGCGGGGGGCCGGGGATACCTTCTACGTCTTTCTGGTGACGATGCTGACCATGTGGGGGGTACGGGTTCTGTTGGCCTGGATCGTCTCATCCTGGCTGCAGCTGTCGCTGTACTGGGTCTGGGGGGTCTTTCTGGTGGACTGGTACGTGCGTGCCCTGGCCTTCGGCTGGCGCTACCACCGCCGCGACCTGCACGGCGTCAGTCTGTAG
- a CDS encoding exo-beta-N-acetylmuramidase NamZ family protein, whose amino-acid sequence MARSGFGLLQGKAVGLITNQTGRSRDGTSTIDLLATAPGLRLVALFSPEHGIRGDADVKLASTTDQRTGLPIHSLYGASCRPTPAMLAGIDLLVFDIQDIGARFYTYIGTLHHALRAAKERNIPLVVPDRPNPLGGVVVKGAVPDAAAVARRIAADRTGCRSLAVTHPIPTRHGMTVAELARMINAEAGINADLRIVPMAGWQRSMTWQDTGLAWINPSPNMKDPVAALLYPAFGPLEATTLAVGRGTDRPFHQYGAPWLDPAAVLRNLPVLPGIRFSATSFTPTAPGHPHRNKRCNGIGVAISEPEAANLSVAALYLVQAIYRAHPDQFKVAEGFHGMVGDREVWRLLTAEGMPPEQVAARWGEGIEEFRKRRERFLLY is encoded by the coding sequence TTGGCACGCAGCGGCTTCGGCCTGCTGCAGGGCAAGGCGGTGGGACTGATCACCAACCAGACCGGTCGCAGTCGCGACGGCACCAGCACCATCGATTTGCTGGCCACTGCCCCCGGCCTCCGGCTGGTTGCCCTCTTTTCCCCGGAACACGGCATCCGCGGCGATGCCGATGTGAAGCTTGCCTCTACCACCGACCAGCGTACCGGCCTCCCGATCCATTCCCTGTATGGAGCAAGCTGTCGCCCCACCCCGGCCATGCTGGCCGGCATCGATCTGCTGGTCTTCGACATCCAGGATATCGGCGCCCGCTTCTACACCTACATCGGCACCCTGCACCACGCCCTGCGGGCCGCAAAAGAGCGGAACATCCCCCTGGTGGTGCCGGACCGTCCCAACCCGCTGGGGGGCGTCGTGGTGAAGGGGGCCGTGCCCGATGCCGCCGCCGTTGCCCGCCGCATTGCCGCCGACCGCACCGGCTGCCGCTCGCTCGCCGTTACCCACCCCATTCCCACCCGTCACGGCATGACGGTTGCCGAGCTGGCCCGGATGATCAATGCCGAGGCCGGCATTAACGCCGACCTGCGTATCGTGCCGATGGCGGGCTGGCAGCGGAGCATGACGTGGCAGGATACCGGCCTCGCCTGGATCAATCCATCCCCCAACATGAAGGACCCGGTGGCTGCCCTGCTCTACCCCGCCTTCGGTCCCCTGGAGGCCACCACCCTGGCGGTGGGGCGGGGGACGGACCGGCCTTTCCACCAGTACGGCGCCCCCTGGCTCGATCCGGCGGCGGTGCTGCGCAACCTGCCGGTGCTGCCGGGAATACGCTTCAGCGCCACCAGCTTCACCCCCACGGCCCCGGGGCACCCTCACCGGAACAAACGCTGCAATGGGATCGGCGTGGCGATTAGCGAGCCGGAGGCTGCGAATCTATCGGTGGCAGCGTTGTATCTGGTGCAGGCGATCTACCGGGCCCATCCCGACCAGTTCAAGGTTGCCGAGGGTTTTCACGGCATGGTGGGGGATCGGGAGGTCTGGCGGTTGCTGACGGCTGAGGGTATGCCGCCGGAACAGGTGGCGGCCCGTTGGGGGGAGGGGATCGAGGAGTTCAGGAAACGGCGGGAGCGGTTTTTACTGTATTAG
- a CDS encoding CapA family protein has product MPQAVRAEVIIQAVGDIMLGGRWERAVAADGYFHPFEKITGELRAGDLTLANLEMPLTRRGNEFTGKKFRFRARPEAAFALKKAGINVVTLANNHIMDYGVAGLADTLAALQRAGIDHVGAGGDLATACMPLITEIRGTRVAILGYSLTLPQEFWAGRNRLGTAPLLERATKAHIGAARRLADIVIVTVHWGEEGSSRLRPYQPRLARMMIDAGADAVIGHHPHILQGVERYKRGIIFYSLGNFAFAHKSKIADRTLLVRLRFNGDQRSAELVPVNIRHADVGFQPTVLEGTLAEELLDRLRRLPPANLAIRKNGERWTIDF; this is encoded by the coding sequence TTGCCCCAAGCCGTCCGGGCCGAGGTGATCATCCAGGCAGTGGGAGATATCATGCTGGGAGGGCGCTGGGAGCGGGCCGTGGCTGCTGACGGCTATTTCCACCCGTTCGAGAAGATCACCGGGGAGTTGCGGGCAGGGGATCTTACGCTGGCCAACCTGGAGATGCCGCTTACCCGACGGGGAAACGAGTTCACCGGAAAGAAGTTCCGCTTCCGCGCCCGGCCGGAGGCGGCGTTCGCCCTGAAGAAAGCCGGCATCAACGTGGTTACCCTGGCCAATAACCATATCATGGATTACGGCGTCGCCGGCTTGGCCGATACCCTGGCAGCCCTGCAGCGGGCCGGTATCGACCATGTCGGGGCCGGCGGCGACCTGGCAACGGCATGCATGCCGCTGATCACGGAGATACGGGGCACCAGGGTGGCAATCCTGGGCTACTCCCTGACCCTGCCCCAGGAGTTCTGGGCCGGCAGAAATCGTCTCGGTACCGCACCGCTGCTGGAGAGGGCGACAAAAGCGCATATCGGCGCCGCCCGCAGGCTGGCCGATATCGTCATCGTTACCGTGCACTGGGGGGAGGAAGGGAGCAGCCGATTGCGCCCATACCAGCCCCGGCTGGCCCGGATGATGATCGATGCCGGCGCCGATGCCGTGATCGGCCACCACCCCCATATCCTGCAGGGGGTGGAGCGGTACAAGCGGGGGATCATCTTCTACAGCCTGGGAAACTTCGCCTTTGCCCACAAGAGCAAAATCGCCGACCGCACGCTGCTGGTGCGGCTACGTTTTAACGGTGATCAGCGGAGCGCCGAGCTGGTGCCGGTGAACATCCGGCATGCTGATGTCGGGTTTCAACCGACCGTGCTGGAGGGAACATTGGCTGAGGAGTTGCTGGATCGGCTGCGCCGGCTGCCGCCCGCCAACCTTGCTATCCGCAAGAACGGGGAACGCTGGACGATTGACTTTTAA
- the serS gene encoding serine--tRNA ligase: MLDMKFIRDHLDEVEQRLATRGGELSLAGFKALDGRRRALLTESETLKALKNSASEEIARVKDKSQVKDKIAEMKEVSQRIKGLDDDLKAVEEELSALLMMVPNLPHPATPLGRSEEDNVVVRTWGTPPVFPFEPKSHWEIGEQLGILDFERAAKLTGARFALYKSAGARLERALINFMLDLHTGEHGYTEVIPPFMVNRATMTGTGQLPKFEEDLFRIVDPDYFLIPTAEVPVTNIHRDEILRKSDLPISYTAHTPCFRREAGSYGKDTRGLIRQHQFNKVELVRFTHPDCSDAELEKLTAHAEKVLQLLELPYRVVALCSGDIGFSACRTYDLEVWLPGQGGYREISSCSSFGDFQARRAGIRFREDDRSKPEFVHTLNGSGLAVGRTVVAILENFQQADGSVVIPQALRPYMGGLERICSP, encoded by the coding sequence ATGCTTGACATGAAATTCATTCGTGACCACCTGGACGAGGTGGAGCAGCGTCTTGCCACCCGTGGCGGTGAACTGTCCCTGGCCGGCTTCAAGGCGCTGGACGGGCGCCGTCGGGCACTTCTGACTGAGAGTGAAACGCTGAAAGCCCTGAAAAACAGTGCCTCCGAGGAGATTGCGCGGGTAAAGGACAAAAGTCAGGTCAAGGACAAGATCGCCGAGATGAAGGAGGTCAGCCAGCGGATCAAGGGGCTGGATGACGACCTGAAGGCCGTTGAGGAAGAGCTTTCCGCACTCTTGATGATGGTGCCCAACCTGCCCCACCCCGCAACACCGCTGGGCCGTTCGGAAGAGGATAACGTCGTGGTGCGTACCTGGGGAACGCCGCCGGTGTTTCCCTTCGAGCCCAAGTCGCACTGGGAGATCGGCGAACAGCTGGGGATTCTCGACTTTGAGCGGGCGGCCAAACTTACCGGTGCCCGTTTTGCCCTTTACAAGAGCGCCGGTGCCCGTCTCGAGCGGGCACTGATCAACTTCATGCTGGACCTGCATACCGGTGAACACGGATATACCGAGGTGATCCCACCCTTCATGGTCAACCGGGCCACCATGACCGGGACCGGTCAGTTGCCCAAGTTCGAGGAGGACCTGTTCAGGATCGTCGATCCCGACTATTTCTTGATTCCCACCGCCGAAGTGCCGGTGACCAATATCCACCGGGACGAGATTCTGCGGAAAAGTGACCTGCCGATCAGCTACACGGCCCATACCCCCTGTTTCAGGCGTGAAGCGGGCTCCTATGGCAAGGACACCCGCGGACTGATTCGTCAGCATCAGTTCAACAAAGTCGAGTTGGTCAGGTTTACTCATCCCGACTGTTCTGACGCCGAGCTTGAAAAGCTGACCGCCCATGCCGAAAAGGTGCTACAACTACTTGAACTTCCCTATCGGGTCGTGGCACTCTGCAGCGGCGACATCGGCTTCTCGGCCTGCAGAACCTACGACCTGGAGGTCTGGCTGCCAGGGCAGGGGGGATATCGTGAAATTTCCTCCTGTAGCAGTTTCGGCGATTTTCAGGCGCGCCGCGCCGGCATCCGCTTCCGGGAGGACGACAGGAGCAAGCCGGAGTTCGTGCACACCCTGAACGGTTCCGGGCTTGCCGTGGGGCGCACCGTTGTCGCCATTCTGGAGAACTTTCAGCAGGCCGACGGTTCGGTGGTGATCCCGCAAGCCCTTCGACCCTACATGGGCGGGCTGGAAAGAATCTGCAGCCCCTGA
- a CDS encoding tyrosine-type recombinase/integrase, with the protein MPRKIAPLAELQVSKAKPKAKAYKLADGDGMYLLVTVSGGKLWRYDYRFQDKRKTMALGQYPAVSLADARKRRDDARKLLANGQDPADVKKAQKATEEQQATTFEIVAREWYAKNELVWSQGHAVTTMNRLTHDVFPCFGEKPIAEITAADVRAMLLKVGNRGAVESAARIKIICGQVFRYAIAHGVIEHDPSSTLKPSELFQKREKGHFAAVTNPKELAPLLRAIDEYHGTAVVKAALKLAPMLFVRPGELRNMEWREIDLDAALWSIPATKMKTRQPHLVPLAKQAVAILRELHPLTGTGQYVFPGRTSSRPMSNNSINAAMRYMGYDGDTVTGHGFRATARTILDEVLGFRVEWIEHQLAHAVKDANGRAYNRTSFLDDRRRMMQQWADYLDGLKAGAKVIPLKRTA; encoded by the coding sequence ATGCCCAGGAAAATTGCGCCACTCGCTGAACTACAGGTAAGCAAGGCAAAGCCGAAAGCAAAGGCGTACAAGCTGGCGGACGGTGACGGTATGTATCTGCTGGTGACGGTATCCGGCGGCAAGCTATGGCGGTATGACTACCGTTTCCAGGATAAGCGTAAAACAATGGCCCTGGGACAATATCCGGCGGTCTCCCTGGCCGATGCCCGGAAGCGCCGCGACGATGCCCGCAAGCTGCTTGCCAATGGTCAAGACCCGGCGGACGTGAAAAAGGCACAGAAGGCTACTGAAGAGCAACAGGCCACCACCTTTGAAATTGTGGCCCGCGAATGGTACGCCAAGAACGAGCTGGTATGGTCACAGGGGCATGCCGTCACCACCATGAACCGACTGACCCATGATGTGTTCCCCTGCTTTGGGGAAAAGCCGATTGCAGAGATCACGGCGGCGGATGTTCGCGCCATGCTCCTGAAGGTGGGCAACCGGGGCGCGGTAGAATCTGCGGCCCGTATCAAGATCATCTGCGGGCAGGTATTTCGGTACGCTATTGCCCACGGCGTGATCGAGCACGACCCGTCTTCAACCCTGAAGCCGTCCGAACTGTTCCAGAAGCGGGAGAAGGGACACTTTGCCGCCGTCACGAACCCGAAAGAGCTTGCCCCCCTGCTGCGGGCAATAGATGAGTACCACGGCACCGCCGTTGTCAAAGCGGCCTTGAAGCTGGCCCCGATGCTCTTTGTCCGGCCCGGTGAGCTACGGAATATGGAATGGCGGGAGATCGACCTTGACGCGGCGCTGTGGTCTATCCCGGCCACCAAAATGAAGACCCGGCAACCGCACCTTGTGCCATTGGCAAAGCAGGCCGTGGCGATACTGCGGGAGCTGCATCCCCTGACCGGCACCGGGCAGTATGTATTCCCTGGCCGTACCAGCTCCCGGCCGATGAGTAATAACTCGATCAACGCCGCCATGCGGTACATGGGATACGACGGCGACACCGTGACCGGCCACGGTTTCCGGGCAACGGCGCGGACCATCCTGGATGAAGTCTTGGGTTTCCGGGTGGAATGGATAGAACATCAGCTTGCCCACGCCGTGAAGGATGCCAACGGGCGCGCCTACAACCGGACTTCGTTTCTCGATGACCGGCGGCGGATGATGCAGCAGTGGGCGGACTACCTGGACGGGCTGAAGGCAGGCGCAAAGGTGATTCCATTGAAGCGGACGGCATAG
- a CDS encoding response regulator: MANILIVDDSSTMRKIISRSLRQAGLPVDDILEAGDGIEGLNALQTSGKKVDLILSDINMPNMDGLEFVKSARAAGFSMPIVMITTEGGEDIIAEALASGAKDSIKKPFTPEQLNEKLGGLL, from the coding sequence ATGGCAAACATCCTGATCGTTGACGACTCATCCACCATGCGCAAGATCATTTCCCGCTCCCTGCGTCAAGCCGGCCTGCCGGTTGACGACATTTTGGAGGCCGGGGACGGGATTGAGGGACTGAATGCCTTGCAGACATCGGGGAAGAAGGTCGACCTGATCCTGTCGGACATCAATATGCCCAACATGGATGGCCTTGAGTTCGTCAAGTCTGCCAGGGCAGCCGGTTTCAGCATGCCAATCGTGATGATCACCACCGAAGGCGGCGAGGATATCATTGCCGAAGCGCTGGCAAGCGGCGCAAAGGATTCCATCAAAAAGCCCTTTACCCCCGAGCAACTCAATGAAAAGCTGGGGGGGCTGTTATGA